The Acanthopagrus latus isolate v.2019 chromosome 11, fAcaLat1.1, whole genome shotgun sequence genome segment TGGGCAGCCAGCGTACGAGCAGCCCAAACATcatcaaggattttttttttttctgtgacatgaTTTACTATGAGAactggagatgaagaggaggcacATTCCTCTGGTATGGATTCTCCCAGGGAGTGGAGGTTAGGCTTACTCCTCTCGCTGTCTCGTTGAAACCATCCCGGCTCCAGCGGCTGACTGAGGTTTCCCTCTCGGCTGCTGATTCCACAAAGACTCAGTCTGTTCACGATGAAAGCTCCGGCTGTCTGAGCCGGTGGCTCTGCTCTGGAAAATGAcccctctgctgcttcctggGGGTGTTTACTGTCTTCGGGAGGGTGGAAGCTATAGTGTGACCATTGCATTTTTACAACAAGAGTAATgactgaacagctgaagtaCTGTTAGCACCGCCTAGAGGCTGCAGTGTTCATCACATCccacaataaaaatgaaaaatactgaaaaagcttttgtgtttttttacttgttatGGGGCTTGACAAAGTTGGTCCAGAGAGTTGCAAAGGAGGAAATGTCCATTTAGATGAGTCTCTTAATCAAACAAGTACATTTTCTGGTTGAAGTTCTGAATAAAGGATTGAGATGTAGAAGCATCCACGACTGTAAATTCCTATTTTCTCTTGACGATGTCCTCGGTGTTGAACAGATAGAAAACCAAGACTGTCCTCAAAGAAATAACAATGTGATAGGTGTATGTCATGGCGATTTGCATTCAAGTATCTTTTTAGTAAAACTTATTCTATAATACTTCAGTTTACAcattaatatatttaatgtgtgatttaaaagcTGCCTTCCATCACGAAATTGTAATTTAGAGGCGAAAAAAGGCATTGACCGCTGCTACTCTGCTAGGGTAGCATTTTGGCTAGCTAGCATTTCAGCAGGACTAGTTTCACAAAACTAGCAACAAAACTAATATGACATTAATATATGAAACAGTTATGACAGTCAGGGGAGCTGTTTCTAGCTAGCTAGCCTAGAAACAGGATTTGCTTTagctgtttattgttttaactgtgtgttAAATTAATGTCAACAAGTCAGATTTTGGTCTTaactaaacacatttcagtACAATGTAGATAAATGATATAAAAGCAGCTTGTCACCTAATTAAGAATCAAAACTTGCAGTTACTGCTGCTCTGTTGAGGTAACGTTTAGCTGAACAGCAGAACTAGTCTCACAATTTTCATCTACAGTATTCGCCTGGATTTAACTTTTGCTTTTCTTATGTGGAATAACGCTAAAATACTATGATGTAATTAACAGTTATTACAGGGGGGTTTTAGCTGAGGCTAGCTGTGGCTATCTCTAGCTCACTAGCCTATGATATGATTTGCTAGCTGTGTGGGCCAGTTGATATCAGAATTATTCACTATCATTGTCATATATAGCCACTGTTGTACgggaataaaataaacatatgatGCAGCATTAATGGAAGTATTGTCACTTATAGAGATGTTATAACATCAAACAAGCATTTTAGAtcatcatgaaaaacaaaaatgtaatctgcATGTaagctgcaggtgaggctgtGTTCTGTTgctgcaaacaaacaatgtgACGGTTAGGCGCCAACATTTTACGTGTTGGCGTTGCGCGTGAGCGATGGATCAGAGGATTCTGAGCAAACTGAAAGAAGTATTAATTTCTGTCCACTGTTTGAGCTCTGACTTTAAGTTGAGCTGTTCCCAGCGGCGTTGTGCACGGTGAGGTGACGACTCCTGTCCTGAATACAGCATCGGTCACCACACCGCCTCgtgtctctgagctgtctgAGATACACTCCGTCTGGACTCAGGCCCaaagctctgctctgctgacgTGACGGGACAAATTAGTGTTACTCCGGCTAATATATTCAAACCGCTGCGGAGCGGCTGCAGAAGACATTGAGAAGTATTAGAAATGATAGCCTTGACTGTCAGCGACGCTAACCACTCCTGAAAAGGTGACAGCACATTTGGCTGCTATTtgctgagggagagaaaaaaaatacctaCGAGTTTAACTTTGGGGGCATTTTGATCTTTAATTCATACGGGATGTGGAAAATGTGTTCGGTATATTCACATCTCAAAAGAGTCATTCTGACGAGAGAAACACGCCGTGGAGATCATCTCACGCCATCGCGCCTTCAACACTTTGATGATTTTGTACTTTCTCAGCAGTCTGCTCATTGACAAACTATCCTTTCATAAAAAAGCTCGGGGAGGAACAACTCCGCGCCGCTCCCGTCGAGCGCTTACGCACGCAAATGGTGAATATTTGAGGCGACTCCTGGATGTGTTTTACGCAGACAACATCTGACAGGCTTGAAATGAAGCCAGGGCAGATATGAAAGCAGGCACTGTCTGTCAAAACCAGGAAATAATCAGCCCCACCATCCACCTCAGGGGCCCATCTGAAAGTCATTAGCCCGAAACAATGTGCTGCTTCTACTGTtagtctgttaaaaaaaaaaaaaaatatatatatatatatatatatatataataacagTCATAATACTTAAAAGAATTACCATAACGATTTCAGAGGATCTCaattatcttgtgtgttttgagctCAGTGTGGAGGACTGCAGCTCCGTCACTGTGACGGGTGTGGACGGCTGTGCTGTAGGAATATATAAAGAAATTGCTCGTCATTTATGTTCCAGCCTTGATTATAATAGCGAACGGTGATTATCTGTCTCTAATCCCATTAGCCTTTGTTCTGACCgtgagatgaaaacattaaacacacacacacacaaaaaaaattgcattcagGAATCATTAAACTTCATCCACATGCTGCCTGAGCTAAACCTCCTCAGCTGAAATATAAAGTTAAAAGCTCTACACAGAAAGAAATGCACAGAAGAGATCAATATAAAAACTACATCTATTAATGCAATGTTACAagcaaaagtataaaacacATCGTTACATAAAAactatattaatatttacaccCAACCGAAACTGATTGAACATGATATCTACTGCAGTAGAAAGTGAGCAGAGGACTTCATGCTGTGAAGGTGACATTAAGACGCGTCTCCACCTGGTGTTAACATgtgatctggatctggatcagGGAAATGTTCAGTGTCGAGTTGATGCAGATGTAAATAAACGCCGCGCTGCGACTGGAGACCACATCTGGAGGAAgtttgatgttaaaaaaaaaaaacaatctgaggCCATTTCCTTAAGAGGATTTGTCCCAGTCTGGCCATCATTCCCATACAGAGACCTCAAGTTAAAATTAcctggatgtgtctgtgtgtagctgCTTGTCTCTGCAGAACAAATACGTACAAAAAACACTATTTCTGTTATATTATCGGAGGGTTTTCTTCCCAGATTTGCTCGCAGCACGCAgataaaacagaacatttgcTGCAGCATATTGGTGCACCGTGCTCTCTGTCTGAACAGGCAAGATTAGTTAATGTGGGCATCGAAAGGAAGCTGGCAGCGCTTCATGGAGCTTCTGTCTCCTGCGTGTCCACAGCGTGATATGAAGAGGGCAGGAAACAGCAGCGGCAGCTCGTCTGCTACGtaagaaaatgtcacaaaacactgaggagTAAAGTTTAGAAGTGCACTGGTCACAACCTGATCTGccaaataaatgttggcattgtacgttactgcaaaccacagatatgagTTTCACTTTTCAATTAGATGTTGTGACCAGGTGGTTCTGAAGTTTAGGCACAACAGCCACGTGGTCAGAGTTCAGATAAAGTGCCAGGTTTTGTCGCTGCACACACAGTTGAAACTACCTAAAGTGGCGTCAGACTGATCTCACGTCTTCCTCCGGATGACAGTCTGCTCATCATTATCATCTGAATGTACCatgacacatactgtagaaaTGCTGAGATGGTATGTATGAAACATAATAATTCaactgtggttttgcagaaacgtgcaAAGCAAATATGTCATTCTGGCAGCCGGGTCGTCGCTGCATCGGTGttccacacttcctgtctgccacGTTCCGGTTCAGCCCAGCGGACTGAGGTTCTGCTAGAAGCAGctaatgtgaaatgaaaccCTGACTCAGTTTTCAGGCTGTGGCAGGTTGCATCCAGACACAGATCACATGTTaatcacactgaaaaataaaaaggcgATAAAGTCTTTGAATCAAACCTAACATGaacattattgttgttgctgtaacaTGCTGGATTTAGTCAAAAACGCGTACAAATCATTCACTGAGAGGAGAAACCGAACAGTAAATCTGAATCCACATGTTCTTCCAATGATCTCCAGAGAGCCGAGGCTCGATCTGTCATCAGCATGAAGAAGCTGGAGGTGGTCGTCCTGCAATAAATTACAGTCCGACGCTGTGGACGTACGGGTGCTTCTGCAGAAGTTTAATGCCCATTTTAaacctttatttcattttctgtcccCATATAATCACCGCGGGTGCCATCACGCCGCCCACAGGATTTAtctcctgatgacatcatgaagATTTGGGAAGTGGGACAACATGTGAATTCAGCTTTAGGTTGGATTTCCCCTCTGACTCTGTGATAGTGTCACTTCTACTTCATGGCGATCATCCAGACGGGCATGATGATCTCGGGGAAGCCGTCCTGCCGCTCCACAGCCAGGATCTCCAGGCCGGCCTTGGCGATGATGCACCTCATGATGTCCAGATGGCGGCTGATGCTGCTGTCGATGGGGTCCAGCTTGCAGCCCTGCCGCGCCATATTGTCCTTTATTATGATGACGCCATTCGGACGCAGACTCTTCTTACAGCGAAACAGGAAGTTCATCAGGTCTTTGTCTGTGAGGTGGCCtgaagagagagacggagacaaaCCTCAGGTAACATCGCTCCATCAATTAGACCACCAACTACAATCTGGTGCAGAGAAGAGTCCTCTCCGCCACGCCTCCTGAAGGATCATCTTCAGGTCTAATGGGATATAATCTCTCCAGATCCAGCTCATCCGACTTCtgccctttttgttttgaacaatAATCATCATATTTTCCAAACCTAAAGGTGGATTTCTGAGTCTCGTTTCCAACTCgccaaatactgacactttgtgATGATGACTGACTGACCTCCAGTCACAAAGCATCAGAATCTGAAGAGTTGGGATTGAGatgcaaaaaacaaatttatTGTTGCCCCTTTTCAACCATCATTAGCGGCtctacaggttttttttaaaggcggGTTCacctgagaaaacaacaacagacccAGTGTCAAAGAGGCTCCTGTAAAACGGTGGATAAATTCTTTTGAGCATCACACCTCCAGAGAAATGACTCAGTTCACTGACATCGTTTAAGCCATTCGGTCCGATAACATTTGAAAAGACCATTTAAGTTAGTcggaagttagccggctcggtTGGAGATCCAGGTATGTTCGTATTAcggcttcaaaacaccacttCCAACATGAAACATCCTTGAATAGACCTCCTCCCaaattccttccttatttaCACGCCACCACCGGATGTTAATAATGTGTCGCATCAGAATTTAGCATGTCGACTGAGGTCTTACGTTTAGATCAGAGCCGAGACAAGGTGATAAAAACCTGGATTACACTTTCCCCTTGAACACAAAAGTTCAGTCTAAACAGGTTTAAGTGATATTCTGACCAATGGAAAAGGGGTATATGCTGCTTAGCAGTAACCATTGTGCGTCCACCATAACCACACGAGAGGCAAGAATCTCTCTTCATTACCTCGACATGGCAGCGCTCTGCAGGTCTGGATATATTCACACGAAACATGATGATTCACTGCTGTCATTACACCAAATCTCTGTACACATGCTCTGCTTCGTACTTACAAGCCACCCACTGCATCCAGATGACGTCGTACTTGTTCTTCGGAGGTGTGAAATCCTGCAGGTTGTAGCAGTAGTAGGTCTCGATGCGGTCAGCGTCGTCGCCCAGGTACTCCTCGTGTGCATGGAGCAGGAAGTGCTCCATCATGTCCGCTAACTCCATTTTCTcaaagacaggaaggaggacGCCTTTGCTGACACGGCCGATCCCGGAGCCACAGTCCAGGGCACAGTGTGTGCCGGCTTTACCAGgaccctgcagcagcaggaggaaaaacattaaattactCGTAAATATCACAAAATTCAACCTTATTTAGAGGTTTATCTCCAGGAGGAAGATCGTTTGTAGTAAAAGTGAGGTAATCATAAAAAGAAGAGCTGTATTTATGTTTCACAGAACACTAAATGTCAGTTTCCCTGCAGCATGTTATTACCATTTCTATAAGTCTGAGAGGAGTCGATTCTTTATTCTGTGTTTCCAGATGTCAGGCTGCTGCACCTCAAAGCACCGACGGCACAAACAAGTCGACCTCAGTTCCTCGGGGCAACCAGACTATGAACTCTACCACGAGGGGAACAACAGTCACCTCACTTGAATCATGCtggtttttcttccttttcatttgGTATTCTGACCTCACTCCAACCCCTCGGCATCGGGGGCCCCGGTGTGTGATTGTATGAAAGATGGGGCCCCGAGGAGCTCTGCGCTTGTTACAGGAGGCTTCCTGGTCGCAGTGAATTACTGCCATATTGCTCCATACGTATGTAGCTCAGTTTAATCTGGATGTATTCTAAATCTTTTCCTACCACACCAGTTTTTAATGGAGACGTCAGGTTTAAACAGGAGCTGTTCACAGCCGGGGAGGAGACTGTTGGAGGGGATGATTTGTAGCTGAGTTGTTGGAGGAAAGAGAAGCTTATTGATCCGTCACTCAGCTTCTTCACGTtagagtgagaggaaaaaagtgaaTTTCTGAGAGAGCAGTCTCGAGCCAAAAGTATCCATCGATTAAGCGATTAGTCAATCAAGATAAATTATTCCCTAACTTCTCTAATTGatctatttttttaacattttataaactaaCTGATTAATCCAAAATGAGCAGATTAATgcatgatgaaaataataaatgcttcTGCAACAATAATCCAGCTGTTACAGTCTCATGAccagctgaactgaactgttcTGTATGAGCCAGCATGAACACGGAACCACAGCTGAGCTCTGTTAAATCAGGCcgtgttgtgtttacattagCACCCGTGCAGAAGTAGCCACTTAGCCTCCCGAGGTTCCTCTAAAGCGTCCAATCTTAGCAGTTTATAATTAGAGCTCCTGTAAAAATGATCCTCTAAATAACCGGGTCTCTGGGCCAAACCCATCCCCCTGAATTAGCACTTGGACTCTCTGAgcacctaaaaaaaaactttgacatACACCCGCTGGAGCTGACGAGGAgaccgtgcacacacacacacacacacacacacacacacacacacagacatgtgagTGTAGGAaggcttaaagggacagttcacccaaatgtgaaaatccagtcatcatctcctcctgatgatataaagtcatccTCAGTGTCGGGATGATGatattttgactgattttttgGGGTGAATTTAGCTTCAGATAGAACAACAGAAGCACAAACACCATTTCTATGAGGTGTGTTGTGTCATGAACAGGTAACCACCTTTTCAAATGTGTCCTTCCAGACTcatcactttaaaacatttataaaccTCCTTGTATTTTATCACACTCTGTTTCTCGACAGAAAGTCTCAGAAatacctccttctcctcctcctcctcctcttcctcctccactgtgaaCTAATTAGTGGCAGTAAAAAATGACCACAGTACAAACTGATTAACAGCTGTTGGCTCAGCTTGTTCTGTATGGGGTGTTTATGGGGCTGGCATCACGTCTGAGCTACTATTAGAAAGACGCCTCCCACGTGAAACACGGTGGAATTCTTTTTGTACAGTCAGGATGATAAATTCCTCATCCAGAATAGATTCTGACGTGTATGTTCAGAGATAACAGCAACGGTGTAAATCGATATACTCGCAGACAGACGCCGCAgtggaggatggagatggagaagcagcagagttTCACTGACCTGATTCAGCTTTTCATGAAGTTAATGTGAGTTCGTTTCTGGACACTCACCACAAACCTCTTCAGAAACTCCCGGGAACCCTCCAGATCAACGTTGGATATCTCCACGTAATCTCCCATCATGCCCTCCTCTGAGGCGGGGACGTCCTCGTAGAACTGCTGAGCTCTGTAGTAGAACTGTTTCTCTCCTTTGATGTACTCACAGGTGACCGGAAACAGTTTCACTGTTCGGACGCAGACGG includes the following:
- the mettl11b gene encoding alpha N-terminal protein methyltransferase 1B isoform X2, which codes for MLTSLLGVILKLFPVTCEYIKGEKQFYYRAQQFYEDVPASEEGMMGDYVEISNVDLEGSREFLKRFVGPGKAGTHCALDCGSGIGRVSKGVLLPVFEKMELADMMEHFLLHAHEEYLGDDADRIETYYCYNLQDFTPPKNKYDVIWMQWVACHLTDKDLMNFLFRCKKSLRPNGVIIIKDNMARQGCKLDPIDSSISRHLDIMRCIIAKAGLEILAVERQDGFPEIIMPVWMIAMK
- the mettl11b gene encoding alpha N-terminal protein methyltransferase 1B isoform X4, which produces MMGDYVEISNVDLEGSREFLKRFVGPGKAGTHCALDCGSGIGRVSKGVLLPVFEKMELADMMEHFLLHAHEEYLGDDADRIETYYCYNLQDFTPPKNKYDVIWMQWVACHLTDKDLMNFLFRCKKSLRPNGVIIIKDNMARQGCKLDPIDSSISRHLDIMRCIIAKAGLEILAVERQDGFPEIIMPVWMIAMK
- the mettl11b gene encoding alpha N-terminal protein methyltransferase 1B isoform X1, translating into MEISAEDDGRTSSPSFEYKAAHQAVRDRWKETDDTMCRHSMSFHLHHTLRSEFFASYLYLVEKIPLVKLFPVTCEYIKGEKQFYYRAQQFYEDVPASEEGMMGDYVEISNVDLEGSREFLKRFVGPGKAGTHCALDCGSGIGRVSKGVLLPVFEKMELADMMEHFLLHAHEEYLGDDADRIETYYCYNLQDFTPPKNKYDVIWMQWVACHLTDKDLMNFLFRCKKSLRPNGVIIIKDNMARQGCKLDPIDSSISRHLDIMRCIIAKAGLEILAVERQDGFPEIIMPVWMIAMK
- the mettl11b gene encoding alpha N-terminal protein methyltransferase 1B isoform X3 → MKLFPVTCEYIKGEKQFYYRAQQFYEDVPASEEGMMGDYVEISNVDLEGSREFLKRFVGPGKAGTHCALDCGSGIGRVSKGVLLPVFEKMELADMMEHFLLHAHEEYLGDDADRIETYYCYNLQDFTPPKNKYDVIWMQWVACHLTDKDLMNFLFRCKKSLRPNGVIIIKDNMARQGCKLDPIDSSISRHLDIMRCIIAKAGLEILAVERQDGFPEIIMPVWMIAMK